The Phragmites australis chromosome 1, lpPhrAust1.1, whole genome shotgun sequence genomic interval TGTATGCTGTAACTTCACTAGTTCTTGTGTGCCTTATATGATGCCACGAACTGGAAAGGTATTCTCTGCGAATATCACAGTGCTTGTGCATTAATGACATTTGTCAACTAGCCACGCACTGGAAGTCTGGAATGCTGAAGGCCGTGCCGTCAAACCTGAATCATGCTACTCGTCTGCAGCAACTCCACCTGTTATATACAATTTTACGCTCAAACATGAAGCACAAAGCTGGGGACAACGATGGTATCATGATAAAGATTTTAAAATTTGGTCTGCATAACTTCATACAAAGGGAAATACATACATCAAGAGCTTCAGCAAAACTCGCAATTATGCAAATTCTTGTGCTTGAATTTAAGTGCATGTACAAATTAGTAAGTACCAATACATGAACACGAACTCACAATTAGTAATATAAGTAGCAATACATGATCTTAAAGTTTGAAGAGTAAGCGGGCAATACCCAGATAAACTGGATCTCTTAATGTTTACAATGAACAAACAGATTACCAAGATACAACAAAGGCGAAGGAACGATTTCAAAATAAACAGCAGAGCTTACAACTGGCAGCTAACATATATGGTGAACTTCCATGCAAGATCACAACGATCAAAAGCCTGAATCAACTGAAATTTTGACTTCAATGGGAGGATGATACCCCATTATATTAGAAACGATGGAAGTAAGATGAGttggataaatatgctcattgCTGCTGCAGAACTTCAATCAATTTTCCTTACTTAACTTCTGAATCTAATTCTCAAAGAGAATAATTTTacttctccaaaaaaaaacttgcacagCTGACGCAAAAGGGCACCATCATGCCAACCATAATCATGGCATCCAAGATCTTTCAGGCCTCAATTTTCTCACCAACAAAGATGGATTTTAGTTCTTCAGCAAAATGATCAATCCAGTCAGAAAGAGAAGCGAATGGCAGGAAGCCAGTCAAAGCTGGGATAATAAACCCCAGCATAGCATAAAATGTCCACCGACGAACCCAGTATGGGAACTGGACAACCTCCTTGCTATGAGATGTCGATATAGGGCCATGAAGAATGAGGTACAAGACAGATGGATAACAATTTCCAATTAAATGGATGAAACAAAGTACCTCCCAGCATATGAGCCAGATGTTCCCATCGCCGCCCAGAGTGTTGGCACAAAACCTTCCGGCAAAGCCGCAAATCACTCCCAACAAAATGAAGTTGAAAGTTACTGGCATATTTGACCCAGTCATTGCAGAACGTTGGAATGCTAACCAAGCAATTGCCAGAATCATTACTATGCCAAAACACATACGTGTTGCTGCTATTAAGTGACATCTTATGAAGAGCAACCCAGAATTTAAGTTTGACACTGAATTTGGCATCCACCATGATTTAGATCCCTGCGTGAGGGGGgcaaaagagaaagagaacCTTTCTGGTTACCACACAGATTTGTTAAGAGTATATTATTCATTGATAATTGATtaaaaagaagatgatgagCGTACCCTCGAGGCGACAGAGCATGCTGCTGTAACATCAGTTATCCTTTGGTGTGAATAAATATAAGTTCCATACCCAAAGCATGCCGACATAATAATCACTGCACTAACAAGAAAATCCATAAGCGTCCTCAGGATTTGTGCATGTCTTGTGTCCTGCATCTGAGTCTTGAATTTCTCCCCTTGGAAGGAAGCTTTCTGAAATCCCAAGGATAACTTAATCTTCTCTAACATATGCGAGTAGGAGCTAAGTGCTAGTTGAGATTGTTTTAGTTGCAATTTTCTCATGTTAAGGCCTATCTCAAATTCCTTGAGCTCGTTTGACCGAGCTTGCTCTTTCAATGATCTCTCAAATGCATTAAGAATGTGCTGATCAGCTTCAGGAGAAGATATGCTACGAGTAAGATGAGTCAACTGCTGATTGCCTCCAGCATACAGAACAAGCTGACTTTCCACCGAATTCAAAAGGCCTTTCTTGATTTCCTGTGTCGGTTTTTGTGGACCACCAGTGCCCAAATTGCTTGCAGCTACAGAATCGTCATGCTTAGAAGAACATTGAGGAATACAACTTTGTCCATAGACATGCATCTCATTAACAAGATGAAGCGTAGTCAATGTGCTGCTAAATGATTTCTCAAAATTTCTCATAAAACTGTCTAACCTGTCACCATATATCTATACAAATGATAAGTGAAACACATATCAGGAATGTTAGTAAAAACTGAGCTGTGCACAGTAAAGGGAACCAGGCTTACATTTCTCAATGATTCCTTTACTGCTGAGGTACAGATCTGCATCCCAAGTTCAGGCTCAAATTTCAGACTACAAATTGTTTTATGGTTTTGGAGAGTTTATTGGTCAAATTGTAGTACAAAGTGTGTACCTTGGAAAGGAGAGCAGGTTGTAATCTTTCCCCGGAACGATTCTTTGTATTCACAACCTGCAATCAAGGAAAACATCTCCTTATTACCCTGAGCAAAAGACTTATGTAGTGTACAATACTGTGACACGTGATCATGAGAATATGAAGCTGTATACTGGTGAGTTGGTGAAATATAGGATATACTTTGGTGTGCTCGTGTGTACTGAAGATGCCCCTTGAGAAATGCTTGTGCAATTGTGAGTGGATGAAGAGATGGCACATTGTGAGCAGACAATTATAACAATAGTGCACTGGAACGGAGGGAGAAAGGGACATCATAACTGACTATTCAATTTTACTGCCATAGTTGGTCACCATAAAAACGGAATAAATAATATCGTTTGATTTTAAAGTCAATAGCAAATGTTGCAATACTTAATTTAAGTTTACTTAATGCGGTTATGTAGATAAGCACTATGCCTGCATTGACCATATGGACATAACAATATTATGCTCGATTGCTCTCCTCTTACAATTTATGAACATGATAATCCTCCAACACTATATTACTTCTTGCATTCTACAAGAAAATAATCACGTCCGGGTTTAGCATTTCCCTGCCATCCTGTGATTTTCAAGCAAAAATTTATCCTGTGAATGGGCCAATGGGGGCACTAATAATCCACACAAAGTTGAAAGAAATATATTCTTCGGGTTTCTACTTGTTGACCAAATTTAATAATCCACATAGTGATTCACACGATCGTTTACTGCCACGAAAGCATAAGTTATATAAAAGGGgctaaatttatttatttttacttgGATCAATTTTCGAGAGTTGCTAACCCATCTACTGACCTAAATAGGAATCTAACTACGACCCAACATCCTCAAACAACCACAAGTAGCGAGCTTTCTAGCAATTAGCAAAGGAAATAGAAACACAAACTTATAAACCACACAACGAAGGCTACTGAACAGATCTAATGCTTCATCACAGCTcaaagaaacaccaaaaacatGACAATTTCTCCTCAAAGCCTACACCTTTATGGCTTTTTACCACTTCTCTTGGCCCCAAGTCAATCATTGATCCTGAAATCTAATTTCAATCACACTGAAATTGATTTCTGTAGCACAATTGTGTCTCCAATCTGTTGTTATGTCTCGCCGCAAATAGAATTCCAGTTTAGTAGAAAGCTAAAGTAATAATGTCGACATAAACATCGCTCGAACCCTCACGACCCGTGCAAAAATCGCATATTTTTTGTGCATCAGGAAAGACACCAAGTCACCGGCACGCACCTGCGCGATGACGGCCGCGAACGACATCCCCAGGGGCAGCGCGAGGTAGGCCtgcacgccgacgccgacgccgctgTCGCCTCCGGCCGTAGCGGAAAGGGTTGGTTCGTGCCGCCGTCGCCACAGCCGGAGCCGGACGCCCCTGCGCAGGCGGGTGGCCCGGGAGGCAGAGCCGCACGAGGAGGCCGACGCCGCCGAGGAAGACGCGGCACCGGAGGGCTCGCCGGGGCGGTAGGGCCAGCCCGTGTCCATGTTGGTGGGGCTCGCGGGGCAGAGATCGATCGTCTCGCTCGGCCTTCTGGGGTATTCCTTTCTTCGGGCGGCCCGTTTTGACTTCCCTTTCGCCGGTGAGTAACCGTCGAAATAACGGGGGAAAAtcaagagtttttttattttttatatttttaacattaatatttaaataaatagatctctgatacaaataattaaaaatagatGTCGGAAGTGTTTCGTCAAAATTACTGTTCACAGGAATATTTTTTactctcatcttcttcatacAAAACTGTAGTcttctgttgctctaaaaatcctaaaaaaaattatacgtgtttcataatttatgtataaccaattttaattatatttataaaaaacgtatgtagaatttaaactaaaattctaaaaaaagataacttttataacttttaacaatcgttagggcctcaaataaatttttaaaaactaagaaaattcactaatattcatcttatatgatgaaataatttttaaaattatttctagccctattCTATAttgtgaaaaagtgagttcctttgtaatattttatttatatgtatttttatcatttcatgtgaataagcattacaaaggaactcactttttcaccacaTATaatagggctagaaataattttagaaattagtacatcacataagatgaatattggtgaattttaccagatttttggaaatttatttgaggctctaacaattgttaaaagttataaaagtaagcttttttagagaattttagtttaaattctacatacgGTTTTTAGATGaatataattaaaataggtttcgCATTAATTatgaaacacataaaaaaatttagaatttttggagcaacagaagatCATAATTTTGTATAAAGAAGATAAAAATATTACTGTGGAAGGTGATTTTGATGAAACACTGTTCACACATCGGCTGTTAGCCCCTGCACCATAGCTTACCGCCCTATGATCTGATGTGTGAAAGGGCGCACACGAGTGATGGCGAATAGTGAACACTTGGATGACCGAGCGCGTACGGGCGTGGGCAAGCGCGCGGGAGCAGGTCAGTGTGGCGAGGTGCGAGCTGGGTCGAGAGAGAGCGTGCGGGGGAGTTGGGCTGAGCGCGTgcaggagagggagggaaaAGGGAGCAAAGAAGGCGGTCGGGTGCTCTTGGGCCaaaacagagagggagagagaggttgAGCCTGGGAgaataaagagaaaaagaaaaggtgaattGGTTTTAGAATCAAGTTCAATGAGTGATTTGAACTTGGATTTTTTActtttggattaagatcaattcaaataaatatatttgaattatgatttgcgCTTGGATCTCGAGCTTTTTAAGATGATTAGAATCAAAGGattcgaattcaaatttgattagagctgaatagaatctaagagtagttTTTAAATCGAGAGACATACAATTTCAAAactccacacaaagaatcacAAAAACCTCAAACCAAATTATATGAACCAAATTAATGCAAGGACTATTTTGAAGCTAACTCTATTGTATCTTATCACACTTAATAcacatatgaatgtatacatattgGTATAGATACATTCATATAACTATTTTTCTAATCTTAGCTAGTCTACTTAAtcataaaaaagttttaatttgaagtgaattttgtaattaattaacatatttaaactcaggatgttacatcaCGATGGTTGGAATGGCCGACACAGCGGGGGAGACAATAGTAAGATTTTACCTTTGCCAttgtaacttacatgtttgtttcatgatgcatctttgATTCTCGAACTAGTATTACCTATTTAGACGTGTCTATTTTCTATGTACTACTTAGCATGTCATTACTGTATTTCTTCAACAGGTTGACCCATTCATTGTCCTCGATTTTGATGTTGAAGTTTGGGGCATGCTTTAGACCAAACGATGAAATAACATCTCTATCCTGACTTAGACTTTAGACACGCCAATGCTTGTGGTAGTATCCTCTTATGATTAATGTGGTAGCACGAGCTAATGTTGTAGCACGAGCACCTTAGGGATCGATATAGATTGTGGTTGTATCACTGGTATATCTGGAACTAACATTAATTTCAGCTCTAGTATCAAccatgtgattgtatgaacTGTTCAACACACAAGGATTGCTTGttttaggatgaatgcttaaagcaaACATtcactttggattaagatcaaaagGATATATGTTACTTCTACACCCATGCAAAATCTATTCTCCAAGCAAAGGGGCATCCGATATCATGCAGTCACAACCAATTACAATACATTTAGAACCTTTAGGGAtgaattaattttaatttattttttagttatttattaatgtttgttacatattaattatgatatttaatacttatttaatatttattaaataatcGGAGACTCGCGCTTCGGTGCAGAGGCATAACGTTGCAGTGAAGGGTTAATAAATAACGGGATCTTCGAGTGCAGACTTTTCATGGACACGTGATACCCTGATAGCATTGATCCACTAAGAACTATGCAAATGTCAGtcatattatttatattttcatttcATTAGTTCAGTTTGATGGGTATATGGTTACTATCTTATATTAACGTAttatgttatgaactatttgtgaactttaTATCTAATCAATATGATGGTACGTTTACTATATTGACGTACTATCCAGCACAATTCTATCcaatatatgaaaattattaTTTAGAAAGATACTTATATACAAAGTGACCATACGACAGAGCttcaagcatgaaatgacaacatatATGTCGTGAGTctggctttagacacgaagtgactacacgacttagctttaaccattaatgataacatatcTGTCCTGACACAGGCTGTAGGCATGAAATGACCATACGACAGAGCTTTAATTATAATTAAATGATAACACATCTATCCTGACACAAAGAATCTCTGTCTAGTATCAATATCACAAATTTTCCATCTTTCATAAGGAATCCTATGCTCTAGCCCCCAGCCAAGCCCATAcactcaatccatgcaccaGTCCTCAGCGACTATAAATAACCTCACCTTCATCCATgaatagaccactccttcctcagctctttcaactgcaatgtctttctcagcttcaccaagcccactcaaaaaatattgagggattttcatcccttaGGAGGTCGAActgccgatgtgcttctgtgaaaACCTTTGTAGGCTTCACGGGTCCGAGGACATCTACTACACATATGACATATGCTTttttatgtgtgccaactaccaatacgacaagtcTCAACATGGACCCTATGAGTACcaaccggtatagcgacatagatcactcatgagacactttccatatgatttcatgcactattTTACTAACCTcacatcttgtttcatttgtctagtctcctctaCTTATTTGTGACTTCATATAATGACacgacatggagcaaaataaagaccagaagcggtgggtcgacatgagcatgagTGTGTGGAGGGAAGCGTATaaacgtcgggagtacgagcaacagtagGAGGAACTATGGCCGAAGCGGCAAGAGGAGAAGCGCATAAGGAAGGCAGCGAAAAAGCTCGCCGTAGctcaagcacgcgaagcagagagggcaAGGAAATGAGAGAGGACCGTTGCGTTAAGGCGGGTGGCCCCGATGCCCTAAGAAAGGGCAATATCCtaagtgcactcagtagagagcatctattgtaacccgacATATTTTCACTCACTAAGACATACTAGTATTAGTAGCGACAccctattaggttagtctttatgTGTACCGTTTACGCCAACGTTTGTTATCGTCATATCTTTATGGTTAGAGTTCATTCGCGTAGCAACAACAAACCTTATGTCCCATATAACCTCTGTGCCGTATATTATGCTaatagtgcttcacaactatAATTGTtcgaaaaattagattttgcatcctcccaacattacgttactaaaaaattactcatacaattttacatcaaataaataaacaaatatcaaCAAATTTATATCGATCCATAATTTCCAAAATTTAACTACTCTGTGATGCCGTTTTGATCACTTTTTGCACAACtaatatttttcaccgaatgaatatatactatttttcaaaataaagtaTACagaagttaaataaaaaattaaatttctaagCGGTGGGGCTAACTGCCCCTGGGAAGATGACAAGGGCTAACCGTACTTTCAAAGGGCGGTAAAGAGCGCTATACAGTAACGTTCGGGGGTGGACCTTACCCACCTtctgagaggacggtaagaGGTAGGGCTATCACTGTAGCATACTAACTACCTTTGAAATGGATGTAactcttttaaaaaatagtagacacctatttatataaatattgatataaaatatatttatttaaatattaataataaaaaatataaaaataaaaactcctGAGCCGAGCACCCCCGCGGCAGATCCGCCCCTGGCCAGACACCTCGGACGGTGGGAGGGAGATCTGGTATCTGGCAGTCATGCACGGATGGATCCCGTTCCGTTTGTAGATGGTCGCTACCGCCGCTGGGTTTGACCAACAAATTGCTTTGTATTTTGAAGATACGAAACAATGCGATACgagaaaacagaaaaaaatatGGAGATGCGGGGTATCGATCCCCGTACCTCTCGCATGCTAAGCGAGCGCTCTACCATCTGAGCTACATCCCCAAGCGATTTCTTTCACGAACAAGAAACCTTCAAACCCTGGAATCTTTAATCCACTCCATTATTTTCTTATATACCTCTTGGTGCTCTGGTGCTCTTTCTTTCAGATTTGTAgcctttcttgttttttttttcgttgGTGTGGTTTCGGTAGCATCCATTATTGATGTTGTTTTTCTCTCTTCGTCAAACTCGTTTCTCCTATCAATGAATGGTATAGCTCTTGCTGtgttttaaaaggaaaaaccactccattctatttattttttgtgtCCAGGTTTGAAGATATTTAACTACGATCTCAGTAGGAATGTATCTGGCGTCAAAGAAACTTTTCCATTCCTAAATATATTGATGAAACGTATACAGGACGCCAACAATTTGACTTGTAAACCAAGAGCTACGCTAACTCCTGGACACGTGGTTCTATCGTGAGCATCATTCTCCATCTCGATCACTTTTCTTGTAAAATATTCTTGAAGCATTTGCAACCTGTGTGGTCGATAATAtaaggtagtgtatggtttatTGTACGAATTAATGTATGTACGAGAGGTGGTCTAAAATAAGACATGTTCGGGTGTTTGGTTTGTTGCATTGTATTATTTTGTCCTGAAAGGTGGCCAGAAGCTTCCTATGCTGGTTCTCTCTCATAGCAGAAAAGGTGGCGGCCGTGATCTGAGCCAGGCGATATCTCAGCGCGGTTCCTGCTGCTAGCTGATCGTTTACCGGGACCAGGAGGGAAACACGCATAAAATTAAGAAATGCCGCCATGATTCCTCCGCCATGCATGCGTCCAAGAGGAAAACCGACGTGGTGACCGGCCAAGCTGTCCCTCTATCTGATGCCTGTCTCAGTCTCACCCTCTGCTTGGTTTGATCAAAGTTTGGTTGATCTCTCTAGGCGTCACCGGCCAAGCTGGAAGAAGTAGATCAAGTAGTAGCCAAGACGTATAGAATTACTTGGTGCTGGCATGcattcttctttcctttttctttttttcttgagaTAGTGGTGTTCTCTTCTTTTCAGAAAAGATTGGTGGCAGCTGCGCTAGCACTAACGCCAAGGAATAGGAGCAGTTCACTCGATCCACCCATCGCATCTGGCCAAGATCCGTCGCACGCACCTAAGAGCAAGTACAATATACCCGGAATGGGCTGCCTTCATGAAGAAGATACCTACCTGCTCCTCCGACAGAGAAACACAAGCTGTTTGCAGTGACTCAACAAGACAACAAGGGTGTCGGGAAGATGTGGAGCGTGCTTGGGGGGTTTTGCAGTCCCGTTCAATACCGTGCGTCGTCCAGCACGATCGTGGAAACGGAAGAGCATTGGGAGAATAACGAAAGCTTGCATTGTAGTACTCCATCTAGAATCTAGATACAAGATTAGAGGAGTGGATAAGTTTTGTATAAAATTAAGATAGATAgatgttttaataattttttttaaaattaatgatctttttctattttttaactTAACGTACCTCAAAACCACATGCAAAAGCAAGAGAGACTGTTGGTaacataggaaccaggggtcttcaagtcccgaggccaggacagcagtctgtcacgtggcgccctccATCGGAGATTATCTTCCCGAGGttcgagaagatcaagttccgggataaggtgctcgggaccatgaacagtggttcccgagtacccgaatttcccgatgacccgagaagacccagttccgggagagggtgcccgGAGCCATGAGCAGTAGTCCCaaagcacccaagttccccgatgacaaaagaagatcaagttccgggagagaatgTCTGGGGCCATGAGCAgtcccgagcacccaagttcccctataacaaaagaagatcaagtcccgggagagagtgctcggggccataaacagtggtccccgagcacccgagttccccgatgacaagtgAAGTCACagtaccgggagagggtgctcggggccatgaacagtggtccccgagcacccgagttccctgaggacccgagcagtacagtaccgggagagggtgctcggggccgcgagctgtggctcccgagcacccaagttcctcgaggaccaagagaagggcatatccgggagagagtgctcggggctgcgaacagtagccTCCAAGCacccacagttccccgagggcctgataagtcctttgccggtggtccccacaagggctcagcggtgaggtgtcagctggtgaaaggcccgatactgcatttaagagggtgcgtggcctgtcacttccaaccactcctcccacgcctgttg includes:
- the LOC133927348 gene encoding protein CPR-5-like, translated to MDTGWPYRPGEPSGAASSSAASASSCGSASRATRLRRGVRLRLWRRRHEPTLSATAGGDSGVGVGVQAYLALPLGMSFAAVIAQVVNTKNRSGERLQPALLSKICTSAVKESLRNIYGDRLDSFMRNFEKSFSSTLTTLHLVNEMHVYGQSCIPQCSSKHDDSVAASNLGTGGPQKPTQEIKKGLLNSVESQLVLYAGGNQQLTHLTRSISSPEADQHILNAFERSLKEQARSNELKEFEIGLNMRKLQLKQSQLALSSYSHMLEKIKLSLGFQKASFQGEKFKTQMQDTRHAQILRTLMDFLVSAVIIMSACFGYGTYIYSHQRITDVTAACSVASRGSKSWWMPNSVSNLNSGLLFIRCHLIAATRMCFGIVMILAIAWLAFQRSAMTGSNMPVTFNFILLGVICGFAGRFCANTLGGDGNIWLICWEVLCFIHLIGNCYPSVLYLILHGPISTSHSKEVVQFPYWVRRWTFYAMLGFIIPALTGFLPFASLSDWIDHFAEELKSIFVGEKIEA